The genome window GTCGCCGGTAATTTTCATGAGACATGGACGTCAGACGTCTTACAACCTATACTAGCAGTAGCAATAGTTGTGGCGGGCGAGCAGTTGCGAGCGATCGTATTCTTCATGGCAGCACTGTCACACGACCATAGTTAGGAGCACGTAAGGCTATGAGCCATCCGGATTTCACGGTGGAGGGACGAATCATTGACACTGCGGGCATCACGGAACATGCGCGCATCGAGGTCACGGGGCCACGCATTTCATCGGTTACTCCATTGGATAGCGGAACTACACATGCGTCGGATGAAGGGTCGGATGAGGCCTCGGGCAAGGCTCCGTCGGATAGCGGTCCGTCGGCAATGTGGAGTGCATCCGATATGCCGACAATCATTCCGGGGTTTGTCGACCTCCATAATCACGGTGGCGATGGCGGAGCATTTCCGACGGGCGACGCGGAAAGCTGCCGCCGGGCCGCGCTGTTCCACCGTCGGCACGGGACGACGACCCTGCTGGCCAGCCTTGTTAGCGCCAATGAGCAGGAGATTGTTCGGCAGCTGGACATCCTGAAGCCGCTGGCGGACGAGGGGCTGATCGCGGGGGTGCACCTGGAGGGGCCGTTCGTGAACGCGCACAAGTGCGGCGCGCAGAACCCTGACCGGATCGTGCCCGCCGACGCCGACATGTTCGCGCGGGCCGCCTCCCGCCACCCCGGCCTGATCCGGCAGATCACGCTGGCTCCCGAGAGCCCGGGTGCCGAGGCCTGCCTGAATGTGTGTGCGCGCGAGGGGGTCATTTTGTCGCTCGGGCACACTGATGCGGATTACGACACCACGATCGATTTCGTCAGCAAAGCTGTGGAGCGGGGCATCATGGTGACCGCCACGCACCTGTTCAACGCGATGCCACCCCTGCATCATCGGGCACCCGGCGCGGCAGCCGCCATGATCACGGCCGCGAAAAAGTTCCCCGGGCGCGTATTTGTCGAGCTCATTGCCGACGGCGTCCACCTCCACAACGGAACCGTCGACATGGTTACGGAGGCGCTCCCCGACTCGGCGTTCTTCATTACTGACGCGATGGAGGCCGCCGGGAAGGCCGACGGGTCCTACGTGCTGGGAGCGTTGGCCGTGACGGTGGCCGATGGTGTGGCTCGATTGACGACGACTGACGGGTCGGTGGGTTCGATCGCCGGCGGGACCTCGACGCTATTCGACCAGTTCGTTCGGGCAGTTCAGCGCGGGTTCGACCCGGTGAATGCGGTGAGGTTCACGAGCGCGACGGCTGGACGCGTGCTCGGGTTTGGGTGTGAGGAGTCTGGTGGTGCTTCCTCTGGTGACGCCAGCAGTGATGCCTCCTCCTCAGCAGCCGGCACCGGGGCTGGCCACTTATCGGTTGGAGCTCCCGCCGACTTTGTCGTCGTGGATCCAAACTTCCAGCTTCGAGAGGTCTACGCCGCTGGACAAGCACTACACGTGCGAGAGAGTGAAACCGAGTCGGCGCACTAGTCCTCCGTGCGAGTTCTCCGCGCAGGAAGCACCTCAACCGGACGTTGGGCGTCGAAGGTCGGCAAGAAAAGCCCAGCGCCAGACGTCGGCAAGAAAATAAAACCAGAAAAACCATTCACATCGTTAAGAAAGACAACCAACACGAAAGGGTTAGCAAAGAGTCATGGAAATTGTCATCCGCAAAACACCCGAACAAGTAAGCCTTCAAGCTGCCGATATCCTCGAGCCGTACGTCTCGGAAGGCGCAACACTCGGGTTGGCCACAGGATCCACGCCACTAGGCACGTACCAAGAATTGATTCGTCGGCATAACGAATCCGGGCTATCTTTTGCTAACAACCAAGCTTTTCTTCTCGACGAATATGTTGGCCTCCCCCGAGACCACGAACAGTCGTACTACCGAACGATTCGTCGGGAATTCACCGAGCATATCGACATCAAAGATGAAGCCGTGTCCTCGCCCGACGGTCTGGCCGACAACATCGACGAAGCCGGGCGCGCCTACGACGAGCGCATTCGCAACGCGGGCGGCGTCGATATTCAAATTCTCGGGATCGGGACCGACGGGCACATCGGATTCAACGAACCCGGCAGTTCGCTTAACTCACCAACGAGGTTGAAAACGCTGCACCCGCAAACCGTGAGCGACAACGCGCGATTCTTTGACAGCGAGGACGACGTGCCGCGGCACGTGCTCACCCAGGGGCTCGGGACGATCCAACACGCGCGCCACCTGCTGCTCCTCGCCACCGGCAAAAACAAAGCCGCCGCCGTTCAAGCGCTGGCGGAGGGGCCGGTGAGTGCGTCGTGCCCCGCTAGTGTTCTGCAGCTTCACCCGCATGCAACCGTCATTATCGACGAAGCGGCCGCGACTTGCCTTGAACACAAGGAGTACTACATCTTCGCGGAGAAGAATAAGCCCGAGTGGCAACGGTACTAGGTACTAGGGGGTGAGTGGGGGCGTGATGCTGGGGCCGATTGGGCGCTGATACTCACGGCCTGGGAAAACCCCCTCACCTTAAGGGGCGCTTGGTATGTGGGACTACCGTGAATGGTTGCTCGGCTACGTGGGGTGTCAGGTGGCCTAATGGATCTCAGGTTGTTTCCGGGCAAATTAGGGCAGATTCGGGATGATCTGGATAAATTCGGGCGTCGACCAGACGTAGGCGGATCCCAAGCGGAGCAGCACGAGTGATAACAAGTGGCCGGGTGTGGGTACTTCGCCGGAAAACAACGAGGGGATATGGGGGCCGCCGAAAATTGCGGGGGTATATGGGCGAAAAATGGCCAAAAATTGACCATATTCCCCCGCACTTTTGCTCCGGGACTGCGATATTCCTCCACACTTTTCTTAGGTAGCGCGGTTGCTCCTTCGAGACAGCCCCCGACCATGCCCTACCATGACAAAACGCCAGTTCACGGGGGCATACCCGGGCAGCAAATAAGCGTCACGCCAGAGACAGTGTGCCGAGTGCGCCCTGCATCTCGGCGCTACACCGGGGCACACAGTGAGCCAGGCACAGCACCCCCACAACGCGAGCATGCCTTACAGCATCCCCACGTCCTTCAGCACTTTTTCGATGGCTTTCACGTTGTCACCCTCAAGCGCCGCGACAGGGTTCGGCATCTGGTTGCTCTCAAACACGCCGAGCAGCTTCATCGCCGTCTTAAACGCCCCGACCCCGGCGCCGAATCCGCTCACCCCGTCGGTCACCATGACGATGCGCATCAAGCGCGCCGCCTCTTCCTGCGCCTCGCGAACACCCTTCCAGTCGTCGTTCTGGAACGCCTTCCATTGCCGCACGTAAACCTCGGGATTAACGTTGGCCAATCCGGGGACTGAGCCGTCGGCACCCGCAAGATAGGCGCCGTCGACAACTACCTCGTGACCCGTAAGCAGCTGGAGGGGGTGCCCGGCGTCTTCGTTGTCTTGAATGAGAAACCGGAAGCTGACGTCGTCGCCCGACGAGTCCTTCACCCCGGCCAACACGCCGTCCTTGCCCAGGCGGACCAGCATGTCGACGGGCAGCTTGGCGTGGACACACACCGGGATGTCGTAGGCGAATAGCGGCAGGTCAACGGCCTCGTGGATGAGGCGAAAGTGCTGCTCGACCTCGGCCATTCCGCCGAGTGCGTAGAACGGGGCAGTGGCGACGATGGCGTCGGCGCCGAGTTTTTGGGCGCGACGGGCGTGCTCGATGACGCGCTCGGTCTCGGTGTCGATGCAGCCGACGAGGACGGGGACGCGGCCGGCGACCTGCTCAATCGCGGCTTTGACAATTTCGTCGCGACGCTCGTCGGTAGAGAAGGCGACCTCGCCGGAAGAGCCGAGGAAGAACAGGCCGTTGACGCCGGCGTCGATGAGGCGCTCGATGTTGCGGTTGAAGCTGGGGCGGTCGAATGTGCGGTCCTCGGCCAGCGGCGTGACGACCGGTGGGATAACTCCGCGGAAGGTCGAACTCATGTGAAAACTCCTTAGAAATGTTTTTGATTCGTTGAATGTTTGGTGGCTGTGATGTGGGGTCGGGGTGCGAGCTATGGCGCGCAAGCCACGTGGCCGAGAAAGCGCCCAAGCCGCACCCGCTTCCCTAGCTAATCGACATGCACACTACCCCCGTGCTTCTGTAGCTCCGGCCCAAACCAGCTGAGCGGAATCTGCGTCAGATACAGCCCCTGCCACTCATTTTCCCAGAGCAACCCGATTTTTCCACTCGGAAGATACGTCATGGATTGATACACGTAATGGCCTGGGTTGAAGGTGCGCGCTATCGGCCATGTCTCGCCCTCGTCCGTCGAAACGCGGAGCACCCCGTTCCCACGGTAAGGCATCAATTGAGAAGCATTGGCGAACACATAAAGCGGCGAACCCGCCTGAGGCGACGCGTCAGCCCCACCACTCCCCGAACCCCCAGCACGACCATCAAT of Corynebacterium kroppenstedtii DSM 44385 contains these proteins:
- a CDS encoding N-acetylglucosamine-6-phosphate deacetylase, with product MSHPDFTVEGRIIDTAGITEHARIEVTGPRISSVTPLDSGTTHASDEGSDEASGKAPSDSGPSAMWSASDMPTIIPGFVDLHNHGGDGGAFPTGDAESCRRAALFHRRHGTTTLLASLVSANEQEIVRQLDILKPLADEGLIAGVHLEGPFVNAHKCGAQNPDRIVPADADMFARAASRHPGLIRQITLAPESPGAEACLNVCAREGVILSLGHTDADYDTTIDFVSKAVERGIMVTATHLFNAMPPLHHRAPGAAAAMITAAKKFPGRVFVELIADGVHLHNGTVDMVTEALPDSAFFITDAMEAAGKADGSYVLGALAVTVADGVARLTTTDGSVGSIAGGTSTLFDQFVRAVQRGFDPVNAVRFTSATAGRVLGFGCEESGGASSGDASSDASSSAAGTGAGHLSVGAPADFVVVDPNFQLREVYAAGQALHVRESETESAH
- the nagB gene encoding glucosamine-6-phosphate deaminase; amino-acid sequence: MEIVIRKTPEQVSLQAADILEPYVSEGATLGLATGSTPLGTYQELIRRHNESGLSFANNQAFLLDEYVGLPRDHEQSYYRTIRREFTEHIDIKDEAVSSPDGLADNIDEAGRAYDERIRNAGGVDIQILGIGTDGHIGFNEPGSSLNSPTRLKTLHPQTVSDNARFFDSEDDVPRHVLTQGLGTIQHARHLLLLATGKNKAAAVQALAEGPVSASCPASVLQLHPHATVIIDEAAATCLEHKEYYIFAEKNKPEWQRY
- a CDS encoding dihydrodipicolinate synthase family protein, producing MSSTFRGVIPPVVTPLAEDRTFDRPSFNRNIERLIDAGVNGLFFLGSSGEVAFSTDERRDEIVKAAIEQVAGRVPVLVGCIDTETERVIEHARRAQKLGADAIVATAPFYALGGMAEVEQHFRLIHEAVDLPLFAYDIPVCVHAKLPVDMLVRLGKDGVLAGVKDSSGDDVSFRFLIQDNEDAGHPLQLLTGHEVVVDGAYLAGADGSVPGLANVNPEVYVRQWKAFQNDDWKGVREAQEEAARLMRIVMVTDGVSGFGAGVGAFKTAMKLLGVFESNQMPNPVAALEGDNVKAIEKVLKDVGML